A single genomic interval of Lathyrus oleraceus cultivar Zhongwan6 chromosome 7, CAAS_Psat_ZW6_1.0, whole genome shotgun sequence harbors:
- the LOC127105780 gene encoding RING-H2 finger protein ATL78, which translates to MYASTSFTSSLLHELLVESHTRRLLFQGPIDHQSLTTSHVLTHNNSTNIYFGLSETDANVVMILAVLICALISSLVLNFIIRCALRFSNVAINNNASSSSSSNSSPQSVNKGIKKKALKTFPTVSYSTELKLPSLDTECAICLSEFTKSEKVRILPKCNHGFHVRCIDKWLKAHSSCPKCRQCLLETCRKIVGSEAPPPMLSVPETIITIQPLNREAVERSYREESR; encoded by the coding sequence ATGTATGCTTCTACTTCCTTTACTTCATCACTCCTCCATGAACTTCTTGTGGAATCTCACACAAGAAGGTTACTTTTCCAAGGCCCTATTGATCATCAATCATTAACAACCTCCCATGTTCTCAcacacaacaattcaacaaaCATATATTTTGGTCTTAGCGAAACTGATGCAAATGTTGTCATGATACTTGCAGTTCTAATATGTGCTCTTATTTCCTCACTTGTATTAAACTTCATCATAAGGTGTGCTTTAAGGTTTTCAAACGTAGCCATCAACAATAACGCTTCTTCGAGTTCGAGCAGCAACTCTTCACCTCAATCGGTCAACAAAGGAATCAAAAAGAAGGCTCTCAAGACATTCCCAACAGTGAGTTATTCAACTGAACTGAAATTACCTAGTTTAGATACGGAGTGTGCGATATGTCTCTCAGAGTTTACAAAGAGTGAGAAGGTGCGCATTTTGCCGAAATGCAACCATGGTTTCCATGTCCGTTGCATTGACAAATGGCTAAAGGCACACTCATCATGCCCCAAGTGCAGACAGTGCCTCCTCGAGACTTGTCGAAAGATTGTTGGATCGGAAGCACCACCACCTATGTTGTCGGTGCCAGAAACTATTATAACGATTCAACCACTAAACCGTGAAGCTGTTGAGCGTAGCTATAGGGAAGAAAGCAGATAA